In a genomic window of bacterium:
- a CDS encoding putative metallopeptidase: protein MQYSIALDLQQRMCEIVRRLNLVHIDCNRVVCIRSVGSKTKRVIARCHALPKIMQLAMESQAWYAIEFLERFERLTKADQDMTIIHELMHIPKTFGGGFRHHDFVHRKNVEKLYEAYLRFQAGS from the coding sequence ATGCAATATTCCATCGCATTGGATCTTCAGCAGCGGATGTGCGAGATCGTGCGCAGGCTCAATCTTGTCCATATAGATTGCAATCGTGTCGTCTGCATCAGGAGCGTCGGCAGCAAGACGAAGAGGGTCATCGCCAGGTGTCATGCCCTGCCCAAGATCATGCAGCTGGCCATGGAGTCCCAGGCCTGGTATGCGATAGAGTTCCTGGAGCGTTTCGAGCGCCTTACGAAGGCAGACCAGGACATGACGATCATCCATGAGCTGATGCACATCCCGAAGACCTTCGGCGGTGGTTTCAGGCATCACGATTTTGTTCATCGGAAGAACGTGGAGAAGTTGTACGAGGCGTATCTGCGGTTCCAGGCCGGATCTTGA